Proteins encoded in a region of the Osmerus mordax isolate fOsmMor3 chromosome 17, fOsmMor3.pri, whole genome shotgun sequence genome:
- the LOC136959960 gene encoding vitelline membrane outer layer protein 1 homolog has product MAIFLPIAVVLATLSPGLSAYGEKTSIERAGTAYSSRPYSSVLTVSNGEKFGTWKWPEMCPDTFYAVGFSLRVQPHQYSSDDTSLNGIRLICAKGEDRRYLHTIESHIGYYGDWSSPQYCPTGTLVSFQLRVEPHRGILDDDTAVNNIKFRCSSDPVLEGNGNEWGEYGTWSHECRNGGICGIETKMDEYKSWLVDHTSLNDVRFHCCSQSQK; this is encoded by the exons ATGGCCATCTTTCTCCCAATTGCTGTGGTCCTTGCTACGTTGTCCCCTGGCCTCTCTGCATATGGGGAGAAGACGTCCATAGAGCGTGCAGGCACGGCATACAGTAGCAGACCCTACTCATCTGTGCTTACCGTGTCCAATGGAGAGAAGTTTGGGACGTGGAAATGGCCTGAGATGTGTCCTGACACGTTCTATGCTGTTGGGTTCAGTCTGAGG GTGCAACCTCATCAATATTCTAGTGATGACACTTCCCTCAATGGCATTCGCCTCATTTGTGCCAAAGGCGAGGACAGGCGCTACCTTCATACAATCGAGTCTCACATTGGATA CTATGGTGACTGGTCGAGCCCTCAGTATTGCCCCACGGGAACACTCGTCTCCTTCCAGCTGCGTGTGGAGCCACACCGGGGCATATTGGATGACGACACTGCCGTCAATAACATCAAATTCCGCTGCAGCAGCGACCCAGTTCTGGAGGGTAACGGTAATGAGTGGGGAGAGTACGGCACCTGGAGCCACGAATGTCGCAATGGGGGCATCTGCGGCATTGAAACCAAGATGGACGAGTACAAGAGTTGGCTGGTCGACCACACATCTCTCAATGACGTGCGTTTCCACTGTTGCTCCCAATCCCAG AAATGA